From the genome of Pelagicoccus sp. SDUM812003, one region includes:
- the cas5c gene encoding type I-C CRISPR-associated protein Cas5c has protein sequence MPATIPISLKVWGDYACFTSPETRVERVSYPVMTPSAARGTLEAVFWKPQIMYEIERIQVLNPIRFTSIRRNEIQGTVTVKGKSGVNAWMKDPSGYQPYLVDSAGRDDVQGENRTQRNSVILKDVAYIIEASLIVKKPTPNDTPAKYREMFTRRADRGQCVRQPCLGIREFAAYFAIPDGSEAPIRESRDLGIMLYDLDFPASKTPGLHAPEYALFAPAKLENGILNVSDMRQNLYRRA, from the coding sequence ATGCCAGCAACCATCCCAATCTCCCTCAAAGTCTGGGGCGACTACGCCTGCTTCACCAGCCCTGAAACGCGGGTCGAGCGCGTTTCCTATCCAGTCATGACCCCTTCCGCAGCTCGCGGCACCCTCGAGGCTGTCTTCTGGAAACCTCAAATCATGTACGAGATCGAGCGTATCCAGGTACTAAATCCCATCCGCTTCACCTCGATTCGCAGAAACGAGATACAGGGCACTGTGACCGTCAAAGGGAAAAGCGGGGTGAACGCCTGGATGAAGGACCCGAGCGGATACCAGCCCTACCTTGTCGATTCCGCAGGGCGCGACGACGTGCAAGGCGAAAACCGGACCCAGCGAAATAGCGTCATCCTCAAGGACGTGGCCTATATCATCGAGGCTAGCTTGATTGTGAAAAAGCCAACGCCAAACGACACACCCGCAAAATACCGTGAGATGTTTACCCGACGCGCGGACCGCGGCCAATGCGTGCGGCAACCTTGCCTGGGTATCCGCGAATTCGCTGCCTACTTCGCGATTCCCGATGGATCGGAAGCCCCCATCAGAGAAAGCCGCGACCTTGGTATCATGCTCTACGACCTCGATTTCCCTGCTAGCAAAACACCCGGACTCCACGCTCCCGAATACGCACTCTTCGCTCCGGCCAAACTCGAGAACGGAATCCTCAACGTCTCTGACATGAGACAAAACCTCTATCGCCGCGCCTAG
- a CDS encoding Arc family DNA-binding protein, which translates to MLNSIMGSLTIRRVPEGLKEKLVRSARRNRRSLNQEALVLLEEAMRQESASADVEEQLSRIRALREGIEPLTANEIDAARREGRA; encoded by the coding sequence ATGCTAAACAGCATCATGGGGAGTTTGACGATACGACGGGTTCCGGAGGGGTTGAAGGAGAAGCTGGTTCGCTCCGCTCGGCGCAATCGCAGAAGCTTGAACCAAGAGGCTCTGGTGTTGCTAGAGGAGGCCATGCGCCAGGAATCTGCGAGTGCCGATGTGGAGGAGCAGTTGAGCCGGATCAGAGCATTGCGGGAGGGCATCGAGCCGCTTACGGCCAATGAAATTGATGCTGCTCGGCGAGAGGGGCGGGCGTAA
- the cas7c gene encoding type I-C CRISPR-associated protein Cas7/Csd2 — protein MSQTITNRFDFIYLFDVQDGNPNGDPDAGNLPRVDPETYRGLVTDGAIKRKIRDYVTIAKAKNESSSEPGYEIYFQTKGGPEKRVLNTIHEKAYSEIGAKSSDKKYEDQVKARKWMCDNFWDVRTFGAVMSMKENNCGQVRGPVQLTFARSLDRIFQQEVTITRKSVTTQKDAEEQIKKDGNITGTIGRKSIVPYGLYMAHGFVSAHEAQSTGFGEDDLELLWQALLGMFDHDRSASRGMMTPRKLIVFKHQSKLGNAPAHKLFDLLKIELSDACQANGGIPRSYNDYKVEFSTDEVPQNVEVLKELLEAL, from the coding sequence ATGAGCCAAACCATCACCAATCGCTTCGATTTTATCTACCTATTCGACGTCCAAGACGGTAACCCCAATGGCGATCCCGACGCAGGCAATCTTCCCCGGGTCGACCCCGAAACCTACCGCGGGCTGGTCACCGATGGAGCCATCAAACGTAAGATCCGAGACTACGTCACCATCGCCAAAGCAAAGAACGAATCGTCATCAGAACCTGGATACGAAATCTATTTTCAAACAAAAGGCGGGCCAGAGAAACGTGTACTCAACACCATCCACGAAAAAGCGTATTCGGAAATCGGAGCGAAATCCTCCGACAAGAAATACGAGGACCAGGTCAAAGCCCGCAAATGGATGTGCGACAATTTCTGGGATGTTCGCACCTTCGGAGCCGTCATGAGCATGAAAGAGAACAACTGCGGCCAGGTACGTGGTCCCGTCCAGCTAACGTTCGCTCGGTCTCTCGACAGGATCTTCCAGCAGGAAGTCACCATCACCCGCAAGTCCGTCACAACTCAAAAGGATGCGGAAGAGCAGATCAAAAAGGATGGCAACATCACCGGCACCATCGGACGTAAGTCAATCGTACCCTACGGCCTCTACATGGCGCATGGTTTCGTTTCCGCCCATGAGGCTCAAAGCACCGGTTTCGGCGAAGATGATCTAGAACTGCTATGGCAAGCGCTGCTCGGCATGTTTGACCACGATCGCTCGGCGTCTCGTGGCATGATGACACCTCGCAAGCTCATCGTCTTCAAGCATCAGTCGAAGCTCGGCAACGCCCCCGCACACAAGCTTTTCGATCTGTTGAAAATCGAACTCAGCGACGCTTGCCAAGCCAACGGCGGGATTCCTCGCAGCTACAACGATTACAAAGTCGAGTTCTCCACGGACGAGGTCCCGCAAAATGTCGAGGTTCTAAAGGAACTACTGGAAGCTCTCTAA
- the cas2 gene encoding CRISPR-associated endonuclease Cas2 translates to MLVIVTYDVSTVDPKPGARRLRRVAKICESYGIRVQKSVFECQVGNKELAEMKIKLADVIDKNKDSLRFYLIDQAMKARIEHIGTNLPIDVSEDTLMI, encoded by the coding sequence ATGCTCGTAATCGTCACCTACGATGTCAGCACCGTTGATCCCAAGCCCGGCGCAAGACGACTCCGACGCGTCGCCAAAATCTGCGAATCCTACGGAATCCGCGTCCAGAAATCCGTATTCGAGTGCCAAGTCGGAAACAAGGAACTCGCGGAAATGAAGATAAAACTCGCCGACGTGATAGACAAAAACAAAGATTCCCTCCGCTTCTACTTGATAGATCAAGCCATGAAAGCCCGTATCGAACATATCGGTACAAACCTTCCGATAGATGTCTCGGAAGACACGCTCATGATATGA
- the cas3 gene encoding CRISPR-associated helicase Cas3', with the protein MFPPQFYAHTAEGPTGAPLPKNSWQPLSVHLQNVAKLAAGFAAPFGARYEAYICGLLHDLGKYQPDFQTYLEHGTPRTPHAIHGAALLQQFPTLSNVIASHHAGLHDFSDEFEAKLIEVREAGILPKLQEAYLNDGLPKPPKPQATLRDKIGSPSLDLHLRLLLSALADADFLDTDQHFRETKDNSRPEPKHDGIDRLLEKLNQQIVSFAEAPDPSSLNQLRTRIAKRCLAAGEENSPGIFSLTVPTGGGKTIASAAFALAHAARHGFKRVIYVIPFTSIIEQNARVFAKLFGSHNVLEHHSLADWQKDDDQDEPTSSVATRARLAAENWDAPFIVTTNVQFFESLHGYRPSALRKLHRLMNSVVLFDECQTFPPELLDPSLKTLNALTDYGKTSLVFCTATQPAFQRRKFFDAGLPEITEIIPDDKSWRLHERSEFKRTRIRFSDQEIGMPDFARRVSQTNRALAIVNTRRSARELFEAIKAESADSGLYHLSTYMCPAHRQDVLDVIRIRLSDNDTACLVVSTQLIEAGVDLDFPKVFRALGPLDAILQAAGRCNREGKLTDSFGNPKLGEVEVVNLAGATLPPGVYRQATALAKKYLPQGGGGEITPKAIRSYFRDLYHDTDRDTKNIVGMSASRLHRTIGQSYKWIDEDEPTESVLTDYNEEAKAWIGELESREYEPLTRYERRSIAPLCINLRASEAAKGIDKGKLRKLSNGLHITQSYHPRFGYNPDGVLLDEHSIL; encoded by the coding sequence TTGTTCCCACCTCAATTCTACGCCCACACCGCCGAAGGTCCAACCGGTGCACCGCTACCCAAAAACAGCTGGCAGCCGCTATCGGTCCATCTGCAAAACGTTGCGAAACTGGCAGCCGGTTTCGCGGCACCATTCGGAGCCCGTTACGAGGCCTACATCTGCGGCCTTCTGCATGACCTAGGTAAGTACCAGCCTGATTTCCAAACATACCTGGAACACGGGACACCCCGGACGCCTCATGCGATTCACGGAGCGGCGCTACTTCAGCAGTTTCCGACTCTATCGAACGTCATCGCGAGCCACCACGCGGGACTGCACGACTTCTCAGATGAGTTCGAAGCGAAACTAATCGAGGTCCGCGAAGCTGGCATATTGCCGAAACTCCAAGAGGCCTACTTGAACGACGGCTTACCCAAACCGCCTAAGCCCCAAGCGACCTTGAGAGACAAAATCGGCTCACCATCACTCGATCTCCATCTTCGCCTCCTCCTCTCAGCACTAGCTGATGCTGACTTTTTGGATACAGATCAGCACTTCCGCGAAACGAAGGACAACTCGCGACCAGAGCCCAAACACGACGGCATTGATCGTCTACTCGAAAAGCTAAATCAGCAGATTGTCTCGTTTGCGGAAGCGCCAGACCCCTCCTCGCTCAACCAACTTCGCACCCGCATCGCCAAACGCTGCCTCGCAGCAGGGGAAGAAAACTCACCCGGAATCTTCTCCCTCACCGTGCCAACGGGCGGAGGAAAGACGATCGCCTCCGCAGCATTCGCCTTGGCGCACGCTGCCAGGCACGGTTTCAAACGAGTGATCTATGTCATCCCTTTCACCTCGATCATCGAACAAAACGCTCGCGTATTCGCCAAGCTATTCGGATCGCACAATGTGCTCGAGCACCACAGTTTAGCCGACTGGCAGAAAGACGACGACCAAGACGAACCTACTAGTTCAGTAGCGACTCGAGCCAGGCTCGCCGCGGAAAATTGGGACGCTCCTTTCATCGTCACGACGAACGTGCAGTTTTTCGAAAGCCTCCACGGATATCGACCTTCCGCACTACGCAAGCTGCATCGGCTGATGAATTCCGTGGTGCTCTTCGACGAGTGCCAAACCTTTCCCCCGGAGCTCCTCGACCCCTCGCTCAAGACGCTGAACGCTCTAACAGACTACGGAAAAACATCCCTCGTTTTCTGCACTGCTACTCAACCCGCATTTCAGCGGAGAAAATTTTTCGACGCCGGACTTCCGGAAATAACCGAAATCATCCCCGATGATAAAAGCTGGCGCCTGCACGAGCGTTCTGAATTCAAACGCACACGCATCCGATTCTCGGATCAGGAAATAGGAATGCCAGATTTCGCCCGTCGCGTCTCACAGACGAATCGCGCCCTTGCCATCGTCAACACTCGTCGTTCCGCACGAGAGCTCTTCGAAGCGATTAAAGCCGAATCCGCAGATAGTGGTTTGTATCACCTTTCCACATACATGTGCCCCGCTCATCGACAGGATGTTTTAGATGTCATTCGCATTCGATTGAGCGACAACGACACTGCCTGCCTCGTTGTATCTACCCAGCTGATCGAGGCTGGCGTGGACCTCGATTTCCCCAAAGTTTTCCGAGCGCTTGGACCGCTCGACGCCATCCTTCAGGCTGCGGGACGCTGCAACCGCGAAGGCAAGCTCACCGACAGTTTTGGCAATCCCAAGCTTGGCGAGGTGGAAGTCGTCAACCTGGCCGGAGCTACCTTGCCGCCGGGCGTCTACCGACAGGCCACAGCCCTTGCTAAGAAATACCTGCCTCAGGGCGGCGGAGGTGAAATCACCCCCAAAGCCATCCGCTCCTACTTTCGCGACCTCTATCACGATACCGATCGCGACACAAAGAACATCGTGGGCATGAGCGCCAGCCGTCTGCACCGAACGATTGGACAAAGCTACAAGTGGATAGACGAAGACGAGCCAACCGAGTCCGTGCTGACCGACTACAATGAGGAAGCCAAAGCTTGGATCGGCGAACTCGAATCCCGCGAATACGAGCCGCTCACGCGCTACGAACGACGTTCAATTGCGCCGCTCTGCATCAACCTTCGCGCCTCAGAAGCCGCCAAAGGCATCGATAAAGGCAAGCTCCGCAAACTCTCCAACGGGCTCCATATCACCCAAAGCTACCACCCCCGATTCGGCTACAACCCCGACGGTGTCCTGCTCGATGAGCATTCGATTTTGTAG
- the cas1c gene encoding type I-C CRISPR-associated endonuclease Cas1c → MAQVIKNTLYLMTQGLYLHRDHLSLRIKENKETRLSVPIHNLESVCIFGHSSVSPSAMRLCWQNNVSISFLSENGHFEARVEGIPNSSVVLKRHQFKKSSSPEHALAIAQNVVAGKIQNTRWLLRRSAREQTNTESRSLGDAADAMAHLLRETQCAESLDALRGTEGRAAAIAFDVWPLHLKPNVRERFHMKGRNRRPPRDPVNALLSYAYALLRHDCIAALSAVGLDPFLGFLHADRPARESLALDLMEEFRPWAERMIITILNRGEISKSDLVEREGGSWEISSKGRKQVVQSWQTRKKQETKHTLLKQKVRFAQLPLIQARLMAKTIREEVHTYTPYLYT, encoded by the coding sequence GTGGCTCAAGTCATCAAAAACACCCTCTACCTCATGACACAAGGTCTCTACCTCCACCGAGACCACCTAAGCCTTCGGATCAAAGAGAATAAAGAAACACGCCTTTCAGTCCCCATCCACAACCTCGAATCCGTATGCATATTCGGACACAGCTCCGTTTCCCCTTCTGCCATGCGCCTATGCTGGCAGAACAATGTATCCATATCCTTCTTATCTGAAAACGGCCACTTCGAGGCCCGTGTTGAAGGCATCCCCAACAGTTCGGTCGTCCTGAAACGTCATCAGTTTAAAAAAAGCTCCAGCCCGGAGCACGCCCTCGCTATCGCTCAAAATGTAGTTGCCGGTAAGATACAGAATACTCGCTGGCTACTCCGCCGCAGCGCTCGGGAGCAAACAAATACTGAATCACGCTCGCTCGGCGATGCCGCCGACGCCATGGCCCACCTGCTGAGGGAAACGCAATGCGCAGAATCGCTAGACGCGCTACGCGGCACCGAAGGCCGTGCCGCCGCCATCGCGTTCGACGTTTGGCCACTTCATCTCAAACCAAACGTTCGAGAGAGATTCCACATGAAAGGGCGCAACCGTCGCCCACCGCGCGATCCCGTCAATGCGCTGCTATCCTATGCCTACGCTCTGCTCCGACACGACTGCATTGCAGCTCTTAGCGCCGTTGGCCTTGATCCTTTCCTCGGCTTCCTACATGCCGACCGACCGGCGCGCGAATCCCTCGCCCTCGATCTCATGGAAGAGTTCCGCCCGTGGGCTGAACGCATGATCATCACGATTCTCAATCGCGGTGAAATAAGCAAAAGCGACTTAGTCGAACGAGAAGGCGGCTCTTGGGAGATTTCTTCAAAAGGCCGCAAACAAGTGGTGCAAAGCTGGCAAACCCGCAAGAAACAGGAAACCAAGCATACTTTGCTCAAACAAAAGGTCCGATTCGCTCAACTGCCTCTGATTCAAGCCCGACTCATGGCCAAAACGATCCGCGAAGAAGTCCACACTTACACCCCCTACCTCTACACGTAA
- a CDS encoding DNA polymerase Y family protein — MYAVLQIPRLALQAVLSVGGRFEAASEPCIDDGSVLPVAVVDPTVKKPVVLEVTEPARREGVVSGMSIPQALARCEGLVARYRSERAERWLEGLLFTLACTVSPRVEIDGPGNVLVDLRGVRLSEALGRCSEIAQELAVMGVTLGVGVAESCVVASLASCEVEGKVLVVGVDAPPSERAGTADAALGRFMDALPLSKVAMDDGLRAVLEKWGIRTVGAFAKLKRSAVGARLGVEGVLLWDRLTGREQRVVSVAEVPDDFIESWEFEYDVDSVEPLLFLARRFLDALSARMRVAHKVAVAMRMELGLAYGEPLSVVQKVPEQTSDAEALFRLLSARLEELEAESPVARMELRLEVADFKERQLGLFESSLKNPHRFTQTLSRVAGIIGADRVGRPSLDADGRPDGFELGALPSSVPPLREELSLKSCYGMPLRRFRPARAAAVELQGRFPVWVQAEGVSGFVKAVRGPWLHSGHWWEETGNWNRVEWDVELNKGGVYRICKDEEGWKVEGAY, encoded by the coding sequence ATGTATGCGGTTCTACAGATTCCTCGTTTGGCGTTGCAGGCGGTCTTGTCGGTGGGAGGGAGATTCGAGGCGGCGTCCGAACCCTGCATTGATGATGGATCGGTCTTGCCTGTCGCTGTGGTCGACCCGACGGTCAAGAAGCCGGTGGTGCTGGAAGTGACGGAGCCAGCTCGCCGAGAGGGAGTTGTAAGCGGAATGTCGATACCTCAGGCTTTGGCTCGTTGCGAGGGGCTGGTGGCGCGTTATCGTTCTGAGCGAGCGGAACGCTGGTTGGAGGGCTTGCTGTTTACGCTGGCTTGTACGGTCTCGCCGCGTGTGGAAATCGACGGGCCAGGCAATGTGTTGGTGGATCTGCGCGGGGTTAGGCTTAGCGAAGCGCTGGGGCGTTGTTCGGAGATTGCCCAAGAGCTGGCCGTGATGGGAGTGACGTTGGGAGTCGGCGTGGCGGAAAGCTGCGTGGTGGCGTCGCTGGCGTCGTGTGAAGTGGAGGGAAAGGTGTTGGTGGTGGGGGTCGATGCTCCGCCTTCGGAGCGCGCTGGGACAGCGGACGCTGCCTTAGGCCGGTTTATGGATGCGCTGCCTTTGTCGAAGGTGGCCATGGACGATGGCTTGCGAGCGGTGTTGGAAAAATGGGGGATTCGCACGGTGGGGGCCTTCGCAAAGCTGAAGCGTTCGGCGGTGGGAGCTCGGCTGGGGGTGGAAGGCGTTTTGCTGTGGGACCGTTTGACGGGGCGTGAGCAGCGCGTGGTGTCGGTGGCGGAGGTGCCTGATGATTTTATCGAGTCGTGGGAATTTGAATACGATGTGGATTCCGTGGAGCCGTTGCTGTTTCTCGCCCGCCGTTTTCTCGATGCTCTGTCGGCGCGCATGCGGGTGGCTCACAAGGTGGCGGTCGCGATGCGGATGGAGCTCGGGCTGGCTTACGGGGAACCGCTATCGGTGGTCCAGAAGGTGCCGGAGCAGACGAGCGATGCGGAGGCGCTCTTTCGCTTGCTGTCGGCACGGTTGGAGGAGCTTGAGGCGGAGTCGCCGGTGGCGCGTATGGAGCTGCGGCTGGAGGTGGCGGACTTCAAGGAGCGGCAGCTTGGACTTTTCGAGAGCAGTTTGAAGAACCCGCATCGCTTCACGCAAACCTTGTCGCGAGTGGCGGGCATCATCGGTGCGGATCGCGTGGGGCGGCCTTCCCTGGATGCGGATGGGCGGCCGGACGGATTCGAACTGGGAGCTTTGCCATCGTCGGTGCCGCCGCTGCGGGAGGAATTGTCATTGAAAAGCTGTTACGGAATGCCGTTGCGACGTTTTCGTCCGGCACGCGCCGCGGCGGTGGAGCTGCAAGGGCGTTTCCCTGTTTGGGTTCAGGCGGAAGGCGTTTCGGGCTTCGTGAAGGCGGTGCGTGGCCCTTGGCTGCACTCGGGGCATTGGTGGGAGGAGACAGGGAACTGGAATCGCGTGGAATGGGATGTGGAGCTCAACAAGGGTGGTGTGTATCGAATTTGCAAGGACGAGGAGGGATGGAAGGTGGAAGGCGCGTACTAG
- the cas8c gene encoding type I-C CRISPR-associated protein Cas8c/Csd1: MIFPALYRFAQAKGLLEELDFTEQTLRAVIDLKPDGSYIGTFPVGTKNDPIKKPVSKIPARNSAAIACLGADTANRVVPNLDPEANKFAIATQNLFLEQLKSLAADKPHSGIQAVVNFLAQLAKDTDIQQAIKDAFESEKLKPSDWITFRVEGFPGYLIEWDELKDWWKEKSKHAEEERHASKKDEFVPCMVTGKLCSPLLTHGTRIKVAPGGLAGGVALVSSDKPAFGSYGFSKALVSPMSEEAVEGYVRAINYLGDKKNKDRHYRTSDTIYLFWCDQAEVELNPAKAIEEGDSSKAESDEEWFISAAEAQPKIENLSDSAKTAVGVFNSPNSGMEKKGAELAAARFYCLALSGSSARGVIRNWIDQPLQEAVRNTRHWFEDIEIQLDRNLYDPRDKKKDVKKRPIVAAVGDRKSNWPLWQLVSTLEGKGESSPELARYRTQLFTCALRGRGHPVPIELLMTACRRISTTGDCTPARAALIKLLLTRNHYQKSKIKPTMPEINNRLQKSPAFLSGRLLRVLDGIQRKALGERNASVIDKYYSSASATPSAVLGGLVAKAQPHLSKIRKDQGGLAHWFESQLAEIVDGIVENEGLKATHSPDEQGEFALGFYYQRVLAMKQKPEVDVTDLQED; encoded by the coding sequence ATGATATTTCCCGCACTCTATCGCTTCGCTCAGGCCAAAGGCCTGCTCGAGGAACTCGATTTCACCGAACAAACCCTCCGAGCCGTCATCGATCTCAAACCCGATGGCTCCTACATCGGCACCTTCCCGGTCGGAACGAAAAACGACCCGATCAAAAAGCCTGTTTCGAAAATCCCTGCTCGCAATTCTGCGGCGATCGCCTGTCTCGGAGCCGATACCGCAAACCGCGTCGTTCCTAACCTTGACCCAGAGGCCAACAAGTTCGCAATCGCGACCCAAAACTTGTTTCTCGAACAACTGAAAAGCCTGGCGGCAGACAAGCCCCATTCGGGTATCCAGGCCGTAGTCAATTTCCTAGCACAGCTCGCCAAAGATACGGACATACAGCAGGCGATCAAAGACGCATTTGAAAGCGAGAAGCTCAAGCCATCCGACTGGATTACGTTTCGCGTGGAAGGATTTCCTGGGTACCTTATCGAATGGGACGAGCTAAAGGACTGGTGGAAAGAAAAGTCGAAACACGCTGAAGAAGAACGTCACGCATCAAAAAAAGACGAGTTCGTCCCGTGCATGGTGACAGGCAAGCTCTGTTCACCGCTTCTTACCCACGGCACAAGAATAAAAGTCGCTCCCGGCGGACTCGCTGGTGGAGTGGCTTTGGTCTCAAGCGACAAGCCAGCTTTCGGTTCTTATGGGTTTTCCAAAGCGCTGGTGAGCCCAATGTCCGAAGAGGCCGTGGAAGGATATGTCCGAGCCATCAACTACCTCGGCGACAAGAAAAACAAGGATCGCCACTACCGCACCTCCGATACGATTTACCTCTTCTGGTGCGATCAAGCAGAGGTAGAACTCAATCCTGCAAAAGCCATCGAAGAGGGCGATTCCTCAAAAGCAGAATCCGACGAGGAATGGTTCATCTCAGCGGCTGAAGCTCAGCCTAAGATTGAGAACCTCTCAGACTCGGCGAAGACCGCAGTCGGAGTATTCAACAGCCCAAATTCAGGCATGGAGAAAAAGGGAGCCGAGCTAGCCGCAGCCCGCTTCTATTGCCTTGCCCTCAGTGGCAGCTCCGCCCGCGGCGTCATCCGAAACTGGATCGACCAGCCTCTACAAGAGGCCGTCAGGAATACACGTCATTGGTTCGAAGACATAGAGATTCAGCTCGACCGAAACCTCTACGATCCGCGCGACAAAAAGAAGGACGTCAAAAAGAGACCGATCGTCGCCGCGGTCGGAGACCGCAAATCGAATTGGCCGCTCTGGCAACTGGTCTCGACTCTAGAGGGTAAAGGCGAGAGTTCACCCGAACTCGCTCGATACCGGACACAGCTCTTCACCTGCGCCTTGCGAGGACGGGGCCACCCGGTCCCCATCGAGCTACTTATGACAGCGTGTCGCCGCATTTCAACTACAGGCGACTGCACCCCAGCTAGAGCCGCTCTCATCAAATTACTCCTTACCCGAAACCATTACCAAAAATCCAAAATAAAACCCACTATGCCAGAAATAAACAACAGACTACAAAAAAGCCCGGCATTCCTTTCCGGCCGCCTCCTCAGGGTACTCGATGGCATCCAACGAAAGGCGCTCGGAGAACGGAATGCGTCAGTCATCGACAAGTACTATAGTTCAGCTTCCGCAACCCCGTCAGCAGTCCTCGGAGGACTTGTGGCAAAGGCGCAACCTCACCTCTCGAAAATACGAAAAGACCAAGGCGGACTTGCCCACTGGTTCGAATCCCAACTCGCAGAAATCGTAGATGGGATCGTCGAAAACGAAGGGCTCAAAGCGACGCATTCGCCAGACGAACAAGGCGAGTTTGCTCTCGGTTTTTACTACCAGCGTGTCCTCGCTATGAAACAAAAGCCTGAGGTCGACGTAACCGATCTACAAGAAGACTAA
- the cas4 gene encoding CRISPR-associated protein Cas4 has product MTTVPLSAINHFLYCPRRAALIHVERVFSENEHTLTGTAAHEHVDFPGFETRRGTRLLRALPLFSDNYQLSGKADLVEESTNDDGTKSYRPVEYKKGPKRRWSNNEAQLCAQAICLEEMFACEISEGAIFYAQSQTRENVSFTSELRRLVLESIASIREQLERSLIPLPVLKPQCDGCSLHEYCFPETDRSLHHIKKLHRALFDPELHQ; this is encoded by the coding sequence ATGACAACCGTCCCGCTCTCCGCGATCAACCATTTCCTCTACTGCCCGCGGAGGGCGGCTCTGATTCATGTAGAGCGAGTCTTCTCCGAGAACGAGCACACGCTCACCGGCACTGCAGCTCACGAGCACGTCGATTTTCCGGGTTTCGAAACGCGACGAGGCACCAGATTGCTGCGTGCCTTGCCGCTGTTCAGTGACAACTATCAACTCAGCGGAAAAGCGGATCTCGTGGAGGAATCGACAAATGACGACGGAACAAAATCGTATCGCCCCGTCGAATACAAGAAAGGCCCCAAACGGCGCTGGTCCAACAACGAAGCCCAGCTTTGCGCCCAGGCAATCTGCCTTGAAGAAATGTTTGCCTGCGAGATATCCGAAGGCGCGATATTTTACGCTCAGTCTCAAACCCGCGAGAACGTCTCCTTTACCAGCGAGCTTAGGCGACTCGTCCTTGAATCAATCGCTTCGATTCGAGAACAACTAGAGCGGTCTCTAATCCCTCTTCCCGTTCTCAAGCCTCAGTGTGACGGTTGCTCTCTCCACGAGTATTGCTTTCCCGAAACAGATCGTAGCCTACACCACATAAAGAAGCTTCACAGAGCGCTGTTCGATCCAGAGCTTCACCAATAG